The Streptomyces sp. BHT-5-2 genomic interval ACCAAGTTGGTCGGACTCGGCATCGCAGAACAGGCCACCGACCAGCCGCGAACCTTCCGGCTCGCCCGCCACGCCCAGGCGGACACCACTTCCTAACCGCCCGTCGAAACCGGCCAGGGCGCGCCCCGCACACCATGCGGGGCGCGCCCCGTCTTTCGTCGTCGTTGCACGTGGCGATTCGAGTCCGGTAAGCGCCGCATGGTGCGCAGGCCGGCTTGATGCTTCCGCCGTCGCGCAACAGGCGCGACGGCGCGCTGGCGGCTACGTCGTTGAACGAGCCCGGCTCCGTAGGCCCCCGCATCGTTGCGGTTCCCCTCCATGAGCGAACCGGCTCGGCGCATGCTCACGCCTCCGGCGAAAGCCGTAGTGGGTTTACCGGTCGTTCTCAGGCACGAGTGAGCCGTCGGAGGTGCCGAGCAGGGGCTGGCTGCGGAAGGTTTGGCTTGTGCTTACGGGGGTCTCGTTGATGTCCGCGTGGATCTTGCGGGCGAGGTTTTCGATCACCGTCACGCCGGCGGGCATGCTGGCGTGGTCTGAGGTCAGGACCACGAGCCCGTAGTCATGGTCGGGTCCGGTGAATGCGCCGACGCTGTGGACGCGCCAGCCGCCACCGGTGCGCTGAAGCCAGCCGTTCTTGACGTGGACCCTGGCGCCGCTCGGTGCGCCGGCCGGTACGCCCCAGCGCTGACTGGGGATCACCCGGTTCAACAAGTCCAGCGCGTAGGCCCGGGAGCGGTCGTTGAGGACGGGGTTCGTGGCGGTGAACAGGGCCGTCAGCGTGAGCTGGTCGGCGGCGTTGATCTGGGTCAGTCCCCAGTAGCCTTCCGGGTCGGGGACGGTGTGCTTCATGCCTGCAAGGCGCAGGAATACCTTGATGCGGGTGAGGCCGAGCCGCTTCCACAAGGTGGTGGTGGCGTCGTTGTCCGACGCAGTGATCATTTTTGTGGCGAGGGTGCGCTCGGCCCCGGTCAGGTCACGGTGTTCGTCCTGGGCCTGGCGCAGCAGTGCGCCCAGCACGATGACTTTGACGACGCTGGCTGAGTCGTGTTGCCGCTCGGCGTCGTAGGTGCAGCTGGTCTTGGTGGTGCGGTCGTACAAGGCGATCGAGGTGTGCCCCTTTGCGCCCGGGGAGTTCACCACGGTTTTGATGTCCTTGGTGAGCCGGTCGGCGAGACCGGCCTTGGTGGAGGTGCATACGACCTGAGGGGTTGTCCGGCCGTTTCCTGACGCCGTGGCTGCGCTGGCCGGGACGGCGGCCACGAGGATCGAAGAGAACGCCGCGGTGAGAGCTGTCACGGCTGACGCGCGCCGCAGCCCGCCGACAGGGGGACATATTCGGTGAGGCAAGAGGGACGTTCCTTTCGATTCATGGTCGCGAGGGGCCCTGCCCACGGCCAGTGGGCAGGGCCCCTCGCGGGTAATGCAAGCTCATCGAGTATGCATGCGCCCTGCGATGCGCTGGAAAATGCTTCGTCTCCGCGTGCGGATGTCCCGGGATCTATCGCCCGGGACATCCGCCGCGCTGTAAGCCGTTCCTACCGTTCAGGGCTCTGGGTAAGAGGTGTCAGCAACTGGCAACCGGGGTCTGGAACGTACCCTGGCCGTTTACCTTCAGCAGTCCAATGGTGGGAGCACACCGGAAGCCGGAATCGTAGGACGTCCACGAGCTGGACTTGGTGGTTCCGGCAGACTGCGTGAACGTGCCGCCGTAGTGGTAGGTGCCTCGGTGGCTGTAGCCCAGCTGGGCTGTGATCTTGCCTCCACTGACCTTCTTGTAGCTCGTCGTGATCGTTACATTGGCGCCGAGTACCTTGCTGTGAAAGACGGCACCGCTGCTCAGAGAGGTGCAGGTGTTTCCGTTGATCTTGCCGTCGCCGGGGCAGCCTGCGGCATACAGGGTCGGCGCGTTGGCAGACGGGGCGCTGGCTGCGTGAGCGCTTGTGGTGGTGCCCAGTGCCGTCAAGGCGAGCGCAGCAACAGCTATGGAGCGAGTGGCCTTGGTTACCGAATTACGCATGGTGAACCTCCTGTGGGCCAAGCGTTCTTTTCAGACGCGAGGACCTTTGTGTATCTGCGAGTCTTCTTCGCTTCGTGCCTGTCGCGAAGTCCCGTACACCGGGATATCTAGTTGATGGTCGTTTCCACTGCGCCGTCCTCTACTGAGTCCGGCGGGTCGATCTTTTGCTTCCTGCTCGCCCGGGGATCGACCTTCCCGGAGTTGGCATCGACATAGACCGGTTCCAGGATGACGTTCTTGTCGTCGGCCTCGAAGGCGGTCATCCACTGTGATCGCCACTTGCCACCGCGCTGGACGGCAAGCAATTCGCTTTCGATGGCTCGCACATGGTCAGCTCCCTTGGGAAGCCCCAACGAGTCGAGGGCGGCACGCTGAGCGGATGCCTTGTCGACTTTCACCGGGGGAAGGTCCCTGGGGTCGTCCGCGCTGCGGACCAGGAGTTGGGAGACGCGTCCGGCGGTGTTGATCTGGACATCCAGACGCATCGGCATCAGCACGCCGTTGCTGTCCCGGCGGCGCCAGCTGACGATCCATCCGAGTTCCGCCCTTTCACCGACGGGGTAGACCTGCGGCTTGGCATCCCGGAGCTCGTTCGGGTAGTGCTCTTCGGCGTATCGGCGGGCGATGGGAAGGGCGTCCTTCTCGCCGGCCGGGGCGTGGGTGACACCGGGAACGGGGAAGCTGGCCGAGGTGGTCTGACTGGAACTTTCCAGGCTGACGTTGAGTTGAGACGCGTCGGGCCATGACAGCTCGGCGGAACCGCTGTCCAGGGCGACGAGCAGAGTGTCCGGAGCGTCGTCAACTCCCGGCCGGAGTTGGACATTGTTGATGGTGTAGCGGTCACCGAACGCCTGCCGGATGGCTTTCTGAGCTGCCTGCTGCTCCTTGCCCCCAGTGAGTTGGAGGCTGGTGGCGTCGACTGCCGTCGGGGTGATCCAAAGAGCCCAGGCGATGGCAGCGCCCCCAAGGAGCACCGCGGACGTGAGCGCGGTAGCACGAGCATGACGACGCAGGGGGGCCACCGGGCGGCGTCTGAACCGTAGCAAAGCCCAGGCGAGCAAAGCGCCGGCAATTCCGCCCAGCGAGTTCATTTCCAGGTCGCTGCTGTCACATCCACGGTGGACCCACGGGAGAAGGGTCTGCAGCAGTTCAGTGGCCAAGGACAGCAGGATGCTTCCGGCCAGAATCGGGAGCAGTGACCGCAGTGCCATCAGCCCGAAGAAGCCGATGGGCAGGAAGAGGAGCAGGTTGAGCAGACCTTGCTCGGTGGCGAACGGCTCAGCGACATTGCGGTTGATGACGCAGGTGTGTGTGCCGTCCGCTGTCGCGGCCCCGCTGGGCAGGAAGAGGGTGAGGGCCAGCTCGGCCGTCACCGAGGCGCCGAGCGCCGCGTGGGCCCAAGGCCGTCTGCCGACGTGGTGAGTGAGCCAGAAGCAGGCCGCGGCCACCACGAGGATGGCCAAGGGCGCTGCGATGAGGAAGCCCACTTGGTCTTTGAAGATGGCGGAGAACACGGAGCGGTGTCCTAATCCGGGAGAGCAGGGAAAAGGTCCGTTCCCGGCGTCCGGGGACCGGCCGGGAGCGGATCAGGAAGCGGTCGGCCGGCGATCAGCTGGTGCAGGTGGCCAGCGGCGTCTGGTAGGTCTGCTGGCCCGACACCTGCAACATCCCGACGGTGCTGGAGCAGTAGGTGACACCACTCCACGTGTAGCTCTTGGTCGTACCGCCGCCCTGGCTGAACCAGCCGCTCCAGTGGTTGGTCCCCGCCCGGTTGAAGCCGAGACGCGCCTTAATACCCGAGCCGCCGGTCTTCTTGTACGAGGTAGACGCCTTGTCGTTGGTGAACTTCTGGTGGAAGAGGGCACCACTGCTCAGCGACGTACAGGTGTGGTTGCGGGCAATGCGCCCATCCCCCGGGCATCCGGCGGCGTAGGCAACCGCCTTGCCCGTGCTGGAGGGGCTTTCCGCGTGGGCGAGGGGCGACGTTCCCATCGCCACCAGCGTCACTCCCGTCATCGCGGTCGCGCGTATGAGCTTCTTCATGTTCATCACAGATGCGTCTCCAGACGCCACAGCCAGGCTGTGGATGGCCAGTTCGATGGAGGAAGTACGCGTTGCGTCGCAGCGATAGGCATACGTGCAGGCGTGGCCTGTCCCCCTGCGGGCGCCACCCCGAACGGGTCGAGTGTCCGTTCGGTGCGGCGGGCATGAAATTACGAGGGGGTTTGCGCGATGTACAGCCAAGTTGGCGCATTTAAGTCAACTTGAGGTCGTTTTGAACGGGTCCGTGACGACAGGGGATTGATGTCCATAGGCGAGGCCGGGGGCGCCTTGACGGCCACGCCTGCTGACCCTTGGGCGCCCGTGAGCGGCTGGATCTTTTCGGTCAATGAATCGCAAAGAATGCTTGGCGGATCCTTGACCTACACTCCGCGCGCTCCTCTCAGCGAGCACGCCGGCGCCTACCGAACGGAACATCGGCCAAGTCGCCAAGCGCCGCGCCAAGTGCGGGTGCCCCCGCGACACGCACGTCCCCACCCCACTGCCGATGCCCTCCATAGCCTGGTGGTGGCACAACCCCGGCGCCTCCGCACTCACCCCCACCGGCCCTGGGTACCTCAACCGCCTGTATCTTCCGCTCCGCCGCCCCGAGCTCCCGCTTTCACGGTGGGGTGCCGTCCGTGCCGTAGCGGACGACACCCCGTCAGGTTATGAACGGATGGTGGTGGCGACGCCGGTCTCCTGGTCTGGGCGCTGTGTGCGGGGCACAGGGGTGGGGTCGGTGATTGCGGTGCACAGGGCGCGGATCAGATGGGTGGGCGTACGCGGGTGGGCCGTGGCGTGCCAGAGGGTGATGTGGTCGTTCGGCCGGCTGGCGGCGAATAGCCAGTTCGCCACGCCGTGACCGTGCTCGTCGGAGGTCCCGGTGACGATGACTGCCCGTTCGTCGGGTGCGTACCAGGCGCATTCGTACCGGGCGAGGTCACGGATCCACCCGGCGGCCGACAGCGGTACGGTCGCCTCGTCCGGCCAGCCGACGGGCCGTAGGTAGTGCGGGTCGCGTTCCCTGCCTGCTGTGCCGTCGGAGTCGGTCAGGGCTGCGGCGAGAGCGGCGGGCAGTTCCGGCGGGGTCTTGGGGGCGAAGCGCACCGACCACGCGGCTACTTCGCCGGGGCCGGGGCGGGCGGTGAACTCCCAGCTCGATGCCCGCCGTCCTTTCCTGGGTGCAGGCAGAAGGCCGGAGGGAGTGTGGAGAGCTTCCAGC includes:
- a CDS encoding serine hydrolase, with the protein product MTALTAAFSSILVAAVPASAATASGNGRTTPQVVCTSTKAGLADRLTKDIKTVVNSPGAKGHTSIALYDRTTKTSCTYDAERQHDSASVVKVIVLGALLRQAQDEHRDLTGAERTLATKMITASDNDATTTLWKRLGLTRIKVFLRLAGMKHTVPDPEGYWGLTQINAADQLTLTALFTATNPVLNDRSRAYALDLLNRVIPSQRWGVPAGAPSGARVHVKNGWLQRTGGGWRVHSVGAFTGPDHDYGLVVLTSDHASMPAGVTVIENLARKIHADINETPVSTSQTFRSQPLLGTSDGSLVPENDR
- a CDS encoding VanZ family protein — translated: MFSAIFKDQVGFLIAAPLAILVVAAACFWLTHHVGRRPWAHAALGASVTAELALTLFLPSGAATADGTHTCVINRNVAEPFATEQGLLNLLLFLPIGFFGLMALRSLLPILAGSILLSLATELLQTLLPWVHRGCDSSDLEMNSLGGIAGALLAWALLRFRRRPVAPLRRHARATALTSAVLLGGAAIAWALWITPTAVDATSLQLTGGKEQQAAQKAIRQAFGDRYTINNVQLRPGVDDAPDTLLVALDSGSAELSWPDASQLNVSLESSSQTTSASFPVPGVTHAPAGEKDALPIARRYAEEHYPNELRDAKPQVYPVGERAELGWIVSWRRRDSNGVLMPMRLDVQINTAGRVSQLLVRSADDPRDLPPVKVDKASAQRAALDSLGLPKGADHVRAIESELLAVQRGGKWRSQWMTAFEADDKNVILEPVYVDANSGKVDPRASRKQKIDPPDSVEDGAVETTIN
- a CDS encoding DUF317 domain-containing protein, which translates into the protein MFSRRETGGLLEALHTPSGLLPAPRKGRRASSWEFTARPGPGEVAAWSVRFAPKTPPELPAALAAALTDSDGTAGRERDPHYLRPVGWPDEATVPLSAAGWIRDLARYECAWYAPDERAVIVTGTSDEHGHGVANWLFAASRPNDHITLWHATAHPRTPTHLIRALCTAITDPTPVPRTQRPDQETGVATTIRS